Proteins from one Cryptomeria japonica chromosome 4, Sugi_1.0, whole genome shotgun sequence genomic window:
- the LOC131037880 gene encoding uncharacterized protein LOC131037880 — protein MIMLIKNYGIYKRFNSLFNHLTEKEQIEIEDAVVYIMDKFNKALIELHGKIPNSLYNKIDARWKDVMKKDREFVEYTLKNLQLEVTKEQLEDVLMNSKSSFRSKKRLIRMLIGETQSVQKETKILIKKYLGLIPIDEEKDEEEKSETLKEEDLLDDVQIEDLQLDEILLDDQLVNTQTELVIIPNNDIGNGDDIDNGVDANIADNIDMKHVNVQMTEEQEQEQGQEERKIEEEKSSYEPSDEPPVNAPTTDTQPPPVKSSNEENQKEKLEDKDKEKEEKEKIEDNVPKVTPLSLDSKKKVDDETDNDSIIIQGPLDMDNLSATELMNIATVMQSHSQKKRLLEQQKEVETIQNAVEILSSLLPETDTNNFSTPIDKLRQLYYDVGEQMNSLEDATYMSVEKNYKKKRTEQLMTEIDIGKVSLTVNKDYLKEALEIGGKI, from the exons ATGATTATGCTTATTAAAAATTATGGAATTTATAAAAGATTTAATTCATTGTTTAATCATTTGACTGAAAAAgaacaaatagaaattgaagatgcAGTTGTATATATTATGGATAAATTCAATAAGGCCCTTATTGAATTGCACGggaaaattcctaattctttataCAATAAGATTGATGCAAGATGGAAGGATGTAATGAAAAAAGATAGAGAATTTGTTGAATATACACTCAAGAATCTTCAACTGGAGGTAACTAAGGAGCAACTAGAGGATGTACTTATGAATTCTAAGTCATCTTTTAGATCAAAGAAGAGGTTGATTAGAATGCTTATTGGAGAAACCCAATCAGTCCAAAAAGAGACTAAAATTTTGATAAAGAAATATTTGGGTCTAATTCCTATTGATGAGGAAAAAGATGAGGAAGAGAAATCAGAGACACTTAAAGAAGAAGATCTTCTAGATGATGTACAAATTGAAGATCTACAACTTGATGAAATTTTGCTAGATGACCAACTAGTGAACACACAGACTGAACTTGTGATTATTCCTAATAATGATATTGGTAATGGTGATGATATTGATAATGGCGTTGATGCTAATATTGCTGATAATATAGATATGAAACATGTTAATGTTCAAATGactgaagaacaagaacaagaacaaggacAAGAAGagaggaaaattgaagaagaaaagagcTCTTATGAGCCATCG GATGAGCCACCAGTTAATGCACCAACTACTGATACACAACCACCACCAGTAAAGTCTAGTAATGAAGAAAATCAAAAAGAGAAGTTAGAAGATAAagacaaagaaaaggaagaaaaagagaaaatagaggaCAATGTGCcaaaagtgacacctttgtcacttgattccaaaAAGAAAGTTGATGATGAAACTGACAATGATTCTATAATCATACAAGGACCATTGGACATGGACAATTTGAGTGCTACAGAATTGATGAACATTGCAACAGTCATGCAGTCTCATTCACAAAAGAAGAGACTTTTGGAGCAGCAAAAGGAGGTAGAGACCATACAAAATGCagttgaaattttgtcaagtctcctaccagagactgatacaAACAATTTTTCCACTCCTATTGACAAGCTTAGacaactttattatgatgttggagAGCAGATGAATTCTTTAGAAGATGCAACTTATATGAGCGTTGAGAAGAATTACAAGAAAAAAAGAACAGAGCAATTAATGACTGAAATTGATATAGGGAAAGTTTCTCTCACTGTCAATAAAGACTATTTGAAAGAAGCACTTGAAATCGGAGGTAAAATCtaa